Proteins encoded in a region of the Solanum dulcamara chromosome 9, daSolDulc1.2, whole genome shotgun sequence genome:
- the LOC129902638 gene encoding uncharacterized protein LOC129902638 translates to MAKKRKSLASSIDEVDRTMYSTFCSAANSLSQLYSQALNHQKLSFQAGERHGLEKMYQWILRQQEGGSRVTTADMMNYLQSELDYSGEDHSMSPRPLQNQHSQPMHFANSGFPVSSGSIGVAAPGHGIRSDHDPQSKNYVFSNALSSPVRQSLQNYQVSQGDYFLNNVQASNGARNNETNLHHQNRESNSYNSADASMDMHSDSPGHDFTY, encoded by the exons ATGGCGAAGAAGAGGAAGTCTTTGGCATCGAGCATCGATGAGGTGGATCGAACCATGTACTCGACGTTTTGTAGCGCAGCGAATTCGCTTTCACAGCTTTATAGTCAGGCTTTGAATCACCAGAAGCTTTCATTCCAGGCCGGTGAACGACATGGAttg GAGAAAATGTATCAATGGATCTTGAGGCAACAAGAGGGAGGATCCAGAGTAACAACTGCTGACATGATGAACTACCTGCAG TCGGAACTGGACTATAGTGGAGAGGACCATTCAATGTCGCCTAGACCACTGCAGAACCAACATTCTCAACCAATGCATTTTGCCAATTCAGGCTTCCCAGTCTCTTCAGGCTCAATAGGTGTAGCAGCTCCAGGACATGGTATACGATCAGATCATGATCCACAATCGAAGAATTATGTTTTCTCAAATGCTCTTTCAAGCCCTGTTCGGCAAAGCCTGCAGAATTATCAAGTTTCTCAAGGAGATTACTTTTTAAACAACGTTCAGGCTTCAAATGGAGCAAGAAACAACGAAACAAACCTCCACCACCAAAATAGGGAGTCCAATAGCTATAACTCAGCTGATGCGTCCATGGATATGCATTCTGATAGCCCTGGTCATGATTTTACTTACTGA